One sulfur-oxidizing endosymbiont of Gigantopelta aegis genomic region harbors:
- the dnaG gene encoding DNA primase — protein MAGTIPREFIDEVLAYTDIVELIDSRVPLKRAGNNHMACCPFHGEKTPSFSVNQTKQFYHCFGCGESGDAIRFLTEYEHLSFVEAVEELAQMAGLEVPKVAFSQDAPRQAPEQFDLLDQVSNYYQHQLKNHPQSQQVKDYVQQRGLSAEVIKTFGLGFSPPGWDNVLKVIGAGDEKKTQALFDTGMLIQRDEENKAQSSQRSPYYDRFRERLMFPIRDRRGRTIAFGGRILGDGKPKYLNSPETRLFHKGQELYGLFELKQALRKIDHIVVVEGYMDVVSLAQFGVNYSVATLGTATTAEHLQKLFRLCDEVYFCFDGDRAGREAAWRAMNNTLSAMKPGKQARFMFLPDGEDPDTIVRQHGQAGFAAEMDKAMSFSEFFYDNLTQQVDMSSLDGRSRLIDLSKPYLGKIQEGAFQTLMVARLSELAEIEPASLLPLLGIKSHAISGMATAQTKSKYFKPSSAVVPDAPSPVKKALTYLLQYPYLAASVGDPGRFSSLELTNISVFVQLLDLLQNDPQLSTARILANWQNTELHPYLSQLAIEPLLISDEQAIGCEFNEILQLFTRQYQQQRFTQLQRILRQQGLNPQEKSEYMQLLGALKSK, from the coding sequence ATGGCTGGCACGATTCCCAGAGAATTTATTGACGAAGTCTTAGCATACACCGATATTGTTGAACTGATCGATTCCCGCGTGCCACTGAAACGTGCTGGTAATAACCACATGGCCTGCTGTCCTTTTCATGGCGAGAAAACCCCCTCTTTTAGCGTTAATCAAACCAAACAGTTTTATCATTGTTTTGGCTGTGGCGAAAGCGGCGATGCGATTCGATTTTTAACTGAATACGAACACCTGAGCTTTGTCGAAGCCGTTGAAGAATTAGCCCAAATGGCTGGCTTAGAAGTACCTAAAGTGGCTTTTAGTCAAGACGCGCCACGCCAGGCTCCAGAGCAGTTCGACCTGTTAGATCAAGTGTCAAACTACTACCAGCACCAACTCAAAAATCATCCTCAGTCGCAACAAGTTAAAGACTATGTGCAACAACGTGGTCTCAGTGCAGAAGTGATAAAAACCTTTGGCCTGGGTTTTTCACCCCCGGGTTGGGATAATGTGCTCAAGGTCATTGGCGCAGGTGATGAGAAAAAAACTCAGGCCTTGTTTGATACCGGCATGTTGATTCAACGTGATGAAGAAAATAAAGCACAATCATCACAGCGTTCCCCTTACTATGATCGTTTCCGAGAACGCCTGATGTTTCCTATTCGTGATCGAAGAGGACGCACGATTGCGTTTGGAGGACGGATCTTAGGTGATGGCAAACCGAAGTATCTTAACTCACCTGAAACCCGCTTGTTTCACAAGGGGCAGGAACTTTATGGGCTATTTGAACTCAAACAAGCATTACGAAAAATAGACCATATTGTTGTTGTTGAAGGCTATATGGACGTGGTTTCACTGGCGCAATTTGGCGTTAATTATAGTGTGGCCACCTTGGGCACTGCCACCACTGCGGAACATTTACAAAAACTATTTCGCCTATGTGATGAAGTTTATTTTTGTTTTGATGGTGATCGCGCCGGTAGAGAAGCCGCCTGGCGGGCAATGAATAACACCTTATCAGCAATGAAACCGGGCAAGCAGGCGCGGTTTATGTTTTTGCCCGATGGTGAAGATCCTGATACGATAGTACGGCAACACGGCCAAGCGGGTTTTGCAGCAGAAATGGACAAAGCCATGAGCTTTTCCGAATTCTTTTATGACAACCTAACACAACAAGTTGATATGAGCTCACTGGATGGTCGGTCACGCTTGATTGATTTGAGTAAGCCCTATCTGGGAAAAATTCAGGAAGGGGCATTTCAAACCCTGATGGTGGCCCGCTTGTCAGAGTTGGCGGAGATTGAACCTGCGAGTTTGTTACCTCTGTTGGGGATAAAATCCCATGCTATTTCGGGGATGGCTACGGCGCAAACAAAGAGCAAATATTTTAAGCCGTCATCAGCCGTTGTCCCCGATGCTCCATCGCCGGTTAAAAAAGCCCTGACTTATTTATTGCAATATCCCTATCTTGCAGCCAGTGTGGGTGATCCGGGTCGTTTTTCTTCATTAGAACTTACAAATATCAGTGTTTTTGTGCAATTGCTTGATTTACTTCAAAATGATCCCCAATTAAGTACAGCAAGGATACTGGCAAACTGGCAAAATACAGAATTGCATCCGTACTTGTCACAATTGGCCATTGAACCCTTATTGATCAGTGATGAACAGGCCATAGGATGTGAATTTAATGAAATTTTACAATTGTTTACTCGCCAATATCAGCAACAGCGCTTTACACAGTTACAACGCATACTTCGACAGCAGGGTTTAAACCCGCAGGAAAAAAGCGAATATATGCAATTACTCGGGGCACTAAAATCAAAGTAA